Sequence from the Pongo pygmaeus isolate AG05252 chromosome 23, NHGRI_mPonPyg2-v2.0_pri, whole genome shotgun sequence genome:
CCCGGGAGTAGAGGTGCACGCCGTGGATGCTCTGCTTCAGCTGCTCCACCCGCTCGTGCATCTCCAGGGCGCCCATGCTGTTGCAATGGTTCAGCTTCCCCCTGCACAACACAGAAGAACTTCGCCTGCAACAAGAGTAGGAGAGGCAGGGCAGGGGGAGGTCCGGGCCATGAGACGCCTGCCCGCTCCACTCCCCAGGCTGTGCAGCCTGGGTTTTCTGATAGATCCTactctgcagtcccagctaggCCGACGGCTACCtcgccaccccacccccatccccggCCCCCAAAGCTCCAACCGTCGGAGCTCTTTCCTAGGGGACGGCGGACCCGGGTAGTGACAGTTCCCGCCCAGCCGGTCCCACGCCCGGCGGCCgcacccagagaaaagagagcccGCGCTCTCCGCCAGCACCACCCTCTCCGCCAGCGACGGGTTGCGGACGAGGTGGCGCAGCGCGCGCCCAATGTAGGTGTCCGCCTGCCTCTCCAAGTCTTTCTCGGAGATCTGCTGGCAGAAGGTCTCCCTCTGCGGGACCTCGCTGTCGAACTCGTCTAGGATCTCCATGAGCGAGCGCTGCTGGAGAGCCCGGGCGGCCTGGAAGCGGAGCAGGCGTCTGGGCGGGGCTCCCGAGGGTCTCGGCGCGCCGACCGCCACTCGCCCCGAGGCCAGAGCGTGGGGTCACCAAGGGAGGCGGGGCCCGTCATGCGGGACTGCCGGGACTCACCCTCTCTCCCCGCGGCCGCGGCGCAGGTGCGGACTCTCTAGCCTACCGCAGCCGCCCCGCCCCGGGCCGCCCCAGCCAATCCGCGTGGAAGCCGGGGGCAGGGCCAATCTCCGGGCGCCTGCCGCAGGCGACAATGCCCGTTGCTCTGGGCACGCGCGCTCACGACCTCGAGGGGGCGAACGCGGCTGCGCGGGTCCTGGCACAGTTCCGCAGGGGCCATCGAGCCTTTGACCCCGCCCGGGCTCTTGGCTGCGCCGAGGACGTGGTTGGTCAGCAACTTCTTTAAGGCACCCATCTCTCGGCAAGCCTCCAGTCCCCTCCGACGGGCGCCCCTCCTCGCTGTCTGTAGCCTCCCGGGCCTCATCCAGGCAACGCCCCGAGAACTTCCCTCCGCCCCTAACCCCTCTAGTTCGGACTTttcaccctcctccctctccttcactCTCCAGCGGCCTCCCCAGATTCTGCGCTCTCCTCCCCTTTACAGCCACTTGTTTGCTCTGTACTCGCTGCATCTCCGGCCCCTGCTCAGGGTCCTGTTCCTCCTGCTCCACCTCACTGTCCTTTTCCTCTTGCCCTTCGAATGCGTTTCTGAAGGTCCTGGCTTCACCGTCTCATCTGGGACGATCTTACACACTTCTTGGTCCTGATTAGAACCCATAACTGACTGAAAAACACACCCACTGTGTCTCACCCTTCAGCTCCAGACCCACATCCAAATG
This genomic interval carries:
- the LOC129022837 gene encoding uncharacterized protein LOC129022837 isoform X2, whose protein sequence is MEILDEFDSEVPQRETFCQQISEKDLERQADTYIGRALRHLVRNPSLAERVVLAESAGSLFSGRSSSVLCRGKLNHCNSMGALEMHERVEQLKQSIHGVHLYSRGKDQPLPVLGPGRGLSPVQPGRGLGAANVHWDGPGSLATSVEVPFEEG